One window of Candidatus Nanosynbacter sp. HMT-352 genomic DNA carries:
- the pyk gene encoding pyruvate kinase, translating into MSDNIFKRTKILATIGPATFSQEKVYQLLEAGVNGIRMNFSHGANEERIEQIDWVRTASKQLGKPVAILQDLQGPKIRLGVLKDNMLNVKVGDMLVLDSEINEHDGSFNLPVQYNLAEKMKVGEPLYMFDGKIRTVVREIVSSTAIRVEVQNDGFLMSRKGLNLPDTDFGGDILTQKDINDLEWGANQDFDYVALSFIQKADDIIDLRRRLTDLGSTANIIAKIETKSAVDPENLEEIVKASDGIMVARGDLAVEAGAEIVPVVQRRIIALCRKYCKLVIVATQMMGSMVDNPEPSRAEVSDVANAVIQGADVVMLSDETANGKYPVETVRAMRKTIIYTQEHSEVMLVEKAEMREKTDAILSYTAAQLARRIKARAIIAETHTGATAINVAAYRPNLPIVCVTEEVKTAQKLALRYASRPYVRPNDPNAATKLADELKQEGYFGADPVTVVLVSGHNPEPGKTDNIQVKTLS; encoded by the coding sequence ATGAGTGATAATATATTTAAACGAACAAAAATATTAGCAACAATTGGGCCAGCAACGTTCAGCCAAGAAAAGGTTTACCAATTGTTGGAGGCCGGTGTTAATGGCATCCGTATGAACTTTAGCCACGGCGCTAATGAGGAGCGAATTGAGCAGATCGATTGGGTGCGCACAGCTAGTAAACAGCTGGGCAAGCCTGTCGCAATTCTACAAGATTTGCAAGGTCCGAAGATTCGCCTGGGCGTTTTGAAAGATAATATGCTGAATGTTAAGGTCGGCGATATGCTGGTCTTGGACTCAGAAATTAATGAGCATGACGGCAGCTTCAATTTGCCAGTGCAGTACAATTTGGCGGAGAAGATGAAAGTCGGCGAGCCACTTTACATGTTTGACGGCAAGATCAGGACGGTTGTGCGAGAAATTGTTAGCTCAACTGCAATTCGCGTAGAAGTTCAGAATGACGGTTTTTTGATGAGTCGCAAGGGTTTGAATTTGCCAGACACAGATTTTGGTGGCGACATTCTTACTCAGAAAGATATTAACGATTTGGAATGGGGCGCGAACCAAGATTTTGATTACGTTGCATTGAGTTTTATCCAAAAAGCTGATGATATTATTGATTTGCGTCGTCGATTGACAGACCTGGGTTCGACAGCCAATATTATTGCCAAGATTGAGACTAAGTCTGCCGTTGATCCAGAGAATTTGGAGGAAATCGTTAAGGCTAGTGACGGTATTATGGTCGCTCGCGGCGACTTGGCGGTGGAAGCTGGTGCAGAAATTGTCCCAGTTGTACAGCGTCGAATTATTGCCTTGTGTCGTAAATATTGCAAGTTAGTAATCGTTGCAACACAAATGATGGGTAGTATGGTTGATAATCCAGAGCCAAGTCGCGCTGAAGTAAGCGACGTTGCCAATGCTGTAATCCAAGGCGCTGACGTAGTTATGCTGTCTGATGAAACTGCCAATGGTAAATATCCTGTTGAAACCGTTCGTGCGATGCGCAAGACTATTATTTACACTCAAGAACACAGTGAAGTAATGTTGGTAGAAAAGGCTGAAATGCGTGAAAAAACTGACGCGATTTTAAGCTACACGGCAGCTCAATTGGCAAGGAGAATTAAGGCTCGAGCTATTATTGCGGAAACGCACACTGGCGCTACTGCAATTAACGTTGCCGCATATCGTCCGAACCTACCAATTGTTTGCGTGACCGAAGAAGTGAAGACTGCGCAAAAGTTGGCGCTAAGGTACGCTTCTCGTCCATACGTTCGACCAAACGACCCAAATGCAGCAACTAAGCTAGCTGACGAGTTGAAACAAGAAGGCTATTTCGGCGCAGACCCAGTTACGGTTGTGCTTGTTAGTGGCCACAATCCAGAGCCAGGCAAAACTGACAATATCCAAGTCAAGACGTTGTCATAA
- a CDS encoding phosphoglycerate kinase, whose product MGRKFPKQTIRDVDLRGKTILLRADYNVPLTKRGQISDDLRIRASLPTLRYLLEQNCKIVIMSHLGRPKGKDLKFSLKVVADHLSKLLSRPVELLDDCVGEAVHQAVRRAPRGSILMLENLRFYDEEEADDLTFAKSIQRAVRADYFVQDGFAVAHRAHASTHAITLCVPGLAGLLLEKEYVTITEAMNKPKRPLVAVIGGAKVSDKILLIKRLIEKADRILIGGAMSNTFLHCRGFNVGKSVFEPVMEKVVAEIYDLAAAKVSAENVDDFLVLPIDVAVAPEISKDFPRQEVNIDKIKNSDMALDIGSQTIEKFTKILAGAKMVIWNGPLGYAEIDNFAIGSARVALAIAQNKGAVSIVGGGDTADFILKWDGHDGANFTHVSTGGGASMALMAGKKLPGIESLLDAYGLR is encoded by the coding sequence GTGGGCAGAAAATTTCCGAAGCAAACAATTCGCGATGTTGATCTACGTGGAAAAACTATTCTTCTGCGAGCAGATTATAATGTGCCGCTAACAAAGCGCGGTCAGATTTCTGATGATCTAAGAATTCGTGCTTCGCTGCCCACACTCCGATATTTGCTGGAGCAGAATTGCAAGATTGTTATCATGTCTCATCTGGGGAGACCAAAAGGTAAGGATCTTAAGTTTAGTCTGAAAGTTGTTGCAGATCACCTATCCAAGTTGCTGAGCCGTCCGGTAGAATTGCTGGATGATTGCGTGGGCGAAGCTGTTCATCAAGCCGTTCGCCGCGCGCCACGAGGCAGTATTCTTATGTTGGAGAATTTACGCTTTTATGACGAGGAGGAGGCTGACGATTTAACATTTGCCAAGTCAATTCAACGCGCTGTCCGAGCAGATTATTTTGTGCAAGACGGATTTGCTGTGGCGCACAGGGCGCACGCCAGCACTCATGCGATTACGTTGTGTGTTCCAGGACTAGCGGGATTACTATTAGAAAAAGAATATGTAACTATCACCGAGGCGATGAATAAGCCAAAACGTCCGTTGGTTGCGGTTATTGGTGGTGCGAAAGTTAGTGATAAAATATTACTGATTAAGCGTCTGATTGAAAAGGCGGATCGGATTTTAATTGGCGGCGCTATGTCAAACACGTTTTTACATTGTCGTGGATTTAATGTCGGCAAGAGTGTGTTTGAGCCAGTAATGGAAAAGGTTGTCGCGGAAATTTATGATTTGGCGGCGGCTAAGGTCAGCGCAGAGAATGTTGACGATTTTTTGGTATTGCCGATTGACGTGGCGGTTGCGCCAGAGATTTCTAAAGATTTTCCTCGTCAAGAAGTTAATATTGATAAAATAAAGAACTCAGATATGGCGCTGGATATTGGAAGTCAGACAATTGAGAAATTCACGAAAATACTGGCCGGCGCGAAGATGGTTATCTGGAACGGTCCGCTGGGCTATGCTGAAATTGATAATTTTGCAATCGGTTCAGCGCGAGTAGCGCTAGCTATTGCCCAGAATAAAGGAGCCGTTTCAATAGTTGGTGGCGGAGATACGGCTGATTTTATATTGAAATGGGACGGGCATGATGGCGCCAATTTTACCCATGTTTCCACTGGTGGTGGAGCTAGTATGGCCTTGATGGCTGGTAAAAAATTGCCTGGAATTGAAAGTTTACTAGACGCATACGGTTTGAGGTGA
- a CDS encoding ATP-dependent helicase: MSNFTDGLNSEQARAVTHVDGPLLILAGAGSGKTKTLTHRIAYLIGELKIFPSRILAVTFTNKAAKEMRQRLAQILGEDSENRQFMPWMGTFHSICVRMLRMDGENIGLNKRFLIYDTDDQISLMKQIMKSRGLTDKDIKPRAVLSAISNAKNEMRNAEDFSASTRGPREQKIAELFFAYEKALKDASALDFDDLLIKTVELLRNKPDIRHKWQQQFEHILIDEYQDTNAVQYALIKLLVNSRRNLCVVGDDAQSIYSFRGADYTNILNFERDFPGTTVVKLEQNYRSTSAILNMANALISHNIHRTDKNLWTANGDGVEPKLWQLYNESEEALAIANEIQAQIANGRQYGDVAVLYRTNAQSYAIERALRQSYIPYKIVGGLRFLDRAVVKDLLAYLRLLYQPSDRVSFLRIVNTPKRGVGAVSISKFLDWNDASGKDIISGLLAVEEADTLTARAKRPLLEFGQKLHNLQQEIDGSPAELIEKIMKSTGYEDFINDGTPQAEERIENIGVLLSEAKAYVDVATFLEEMALMSSTDTTADQQVTLMTLHAAKGLEFPVVFLAGLEEGILPHARVFDSGNADDIEEERRLCYVGVTRAREELFVSCASSRTQFGQIGYNMPSRFLDEMGLMAGGVDRPAQPIIEPDFYSEDIGLEVGDRVCSPSFGSGEIIDSEGLSVTVQFDNGNIKKLNVEFARLEKI; encoded by the coding sequence ATGTCTAATTTTACTGACGGATTAAATAGCGAGCAGGCTCGAGCGGTGACGCACGTTGATGGGCCGTTGTTGATTTTGGCTGGAGCCGGATCTGGAAAGACCAAAACTCTGACTCATAGAATCGCTTATTTGATTGGCGAGTTGAAAATATTTCCTAGTCGAATATTGGCGGTTACATTTACTAATAAAGCCGCGAAGGAAATGCGTCAGAGGTTAGCGCAGATATTAGGTGAAGATTCTGAAAATCGGCAATTTATGCCGTGGATGGGAACTTTTCACAGTATTTGCGTGCGAATGTTGCGGATGGATGGTGAAAATATTGGCCTGAACAAGCGATTCTTGATTTACGATACCGACGATCAAATAAGCTTGATGAAGCAAATTATGAAGTCTCGCGGCTTGACGGATAAAGATATTAAACCTCGAGCTGTACTTTCGGCTATTTCAAACGCTAAAAATGAAATGCGAAATGCTGAGGATTTTTCTGCTTCGACCCGTGGCCCAAGAGAGCAGAAAATAGCCGAGCTGTTTTTTGCTTATGAAAAAGCTTTGAAAGATGCTTCGGCGTTGGATTTTGACGATTTATTGATAAAAACTGTTGAATTGTTACGAAACAAGCCGGATATTCGCCATAAATGGCAGCAGCAATTCGAACATATTCTGATTGACGAGTATCAGGATACGAATGCGGTGCAATATGCGTTAATTAAGTTGCTGGTCAATTCGCGTCGCAATTTATGCGTGGTTGGTGATGATGCTCAGTCGATTTATAGTTTTCGCGGGGCTGATTATACTAACATTCTCAATTTTGAGCGTGATTTTCCAGGTACGACGGTGGTTAAGTTGGAGCAGAATTATCGTTCGACTAGTGCGATTTTGAATATGGCAAATGCGCTGATTAGTCATAATATTCATAGAACTGATAAAAATTTATGGACAGCGAATGGCGACGGTGTTGAGCCAAAATTATGGCAATTATACAATGAGTCTGAAGAGGCTTTGGCGATTGCGAATGAGATTCAGGCGCAAATTGCGAACGGTCGTCAATATGGTGACGTGGCGGTGTTGTACCGAACGAATGCGCAAAGTTACGCAATTGAGCGAGCCTTGCGTCAGAGCTATATTCCGTATAAAATCGTCGGCGGTCTGCGATTTTTGGATCGAGCGGTCGTTAAGGATCTATTGGCATATCTTCGATTGTTATATCAGCCGAGTGATCGAGTTAGTTTTTTGCGAATTGTGAATACGCCAAAACGTGGCGTTGGCGCGGTGAGTATCTCTAAGTTTTTGGACTGGAATGATGCGTCAGGGAAAGACATAATTAGCGGGTTGCTGGCGGTTGAGGAGGCGGATACTTTGACGGCGCGTGCAAAACGTCCGCTGCTAGAGTTTGGTCAAAAATTGCACAATTTGCAGCAGGAAATTGACGGATCTCCGGCCGAACTGATTGAAAAAATTATGAAAAGTACTGGCTATGAAGATTTTATAAACGACGGAACGCCGCAAGCTGAGGAACGAATAGAAAATATCGGCGTGCTTTTGTCGGAGGCGAAGGCTTATGTTGACGTGGCGACGTTTTTGGAAGAGATGGCTTTGATGTCTTCGACGGATACAACTGCCGATCAACAAGTAACGCTCATGACGCTTCATGCGGCTAAAGGTTTGGAGTTCCCGGTGGTTTTTCTGGCGGGACTGGAAGAGGGAATTTTGCCGCATGCGAGAGTGTTTGATAGTGGTAATGCTGACGATATTGAGGAGGAGCGCCGATTGTGCTACGTTGGTGTGACTCGGGCGAGGGAAGAATTGTTCGTTAGTTGTGCTAGTTCTCGGACGCAATTTGGTCAGATCGGCTATAACATGCCATCGAGGTTTTTGGACGAGATGGGTTTGATGGCCGGTGGTGTTGATAGGCCAGCTCAGCCGATTATAGAACCTGATTTTTATTCGGAAGATATTGGTTTGGAGGTTGGTGATCGAGTTTGCAGCCCGAGTTTTGGTTCGGGGGAAATTATTGACAGCGAAGGGCTGAGTGTTACGGTCCAGTTTGACAATGGAAATATTAAGAAATTGAACGTCGAGTTCGCGCGCTTGGAGAAAATTTGA
- the tpiA gene encoding triose-phosphate isomerase, producing MRKKLIIGNWKMNFNMQEASLYLHKLMNTLPSHRDVEVVLAPTILTLQSLSLQINRRIAKLAAQNCYWRDSGAYTGEIPAAHLRGIADYVIIGHSERRYIFIESEKDIRLKVQAAIRNRIHPILCVGETIQEKTLGETKDVLVDQLTSGLANVTADELDEVVIAYEPVWAIGTGDSAKASDVKKATQMIRRHISHLYGKKAAESVRVIYGGSITSINAADYLAIDELDGLLVGAASLDAYQFKEIISKAHKG from the coding sequence ATGAGAAAAAAGTTAATCATTGGTAACTGGAAAATGAACTTCAATATGCAGGAGGCTAGCTTATATTTGCATAAGCTGATGAACACGCTGCCGTCGCATAGAGATGTTGAAGTGGTGCTGGCGCCTACTATTTTGACGCTGCAGAGTTTGAGTTTACAAATTAATCGTCGAATCGCTAAGTTGGCGGCCCAGAATTGCTATTGGCGAGATTCGGGGGCGTATACGGGAGAAATTCCAGCGGCGCATCTTCGTGGAATTGCTGATTATGTGATAATTGGACATTCGGAACGTCGCTATATTTTCATTGAAAGCGAAAAAGATATTCGGTTGAAAGTTCAGGCGGCAATTCGAAATCGTATTCATCCGATTTTGTGCGTTGGTGAGACGATTCAAGAGAAGACTCTTGGCGAAACGAAGGATGTTCTAGTTGATCAATTGACTAGCGGTCTGGCTAATGTGACGGCAGACGAGCTGGATGAAGTGGTTATTGCGTATGAGCCAGTTTGGGCGATCGGTACTGGCGACAGCGCTAAAGCGTCTGATGTAAAAAAAGCTACACAGATGATTCGACGACATATTTCTCATTTGTATGGTAAAAAAGCGGCGGAATCAGTTCGAGTTATCTATGGTGGAAGTATTACTTCAATAAACGCCGCAGATTATTTGGCAATTGATGAACTTGATGGTTTATTAGTTGGTGCAGCCAGTTTGGATGCATATCAATTTAAGGAGATAATCTCGAAAGCACATAAAGGTTAA